The following are encoded together in the Thermoproteales archaeon genome:
- a CDS encoding NADH-quinone oxidoreductase subunit C: protein MGEILIVLYIKIFTICIYNAQVIIFWRSLLQGLLKEMEKSLIPLFHAKCHIKNNCIFIEIEKEHYISIAKYLKNQGFKRLLTISAIDWIDEEKFEIYFIAHNPDKGLYAKVSTKIPRNNPVIPSLSLVWENSLMHERETWELFGVTFTGNDSLKPLFLEDWNGPPPFRKDFNWREYVKEKGELYD from the coding sequence TATAATGCACAAGTTATCATTTTTTGGCGATCCCTATTGCAGGGATTATTAAAGGAGATGGAGAAATCCCTTATACCTCTTTTTCATGCAAAATGTCACATTAAAAACAACTGCATATTCATAGAGATTGAAAAAGAACACTATATAAGTATTGCAAAATATTTAAAAAATCAAGGTTTTAAGCGCCTACTAACTATTTCAGCTATTGATTGGATAGATGAAGAAAAATTCGAAATATATTTCATAGCGCATAATCCTGATAAGGGTTTATATGCCAAGGTCTCTACGAAAATACCAAGAAACAATCCTGTAATCCCGAGTCTCTCCTTAGTATGGGAAAATAGCTTGATGCATGAAAGAGAAACATGGGAACTTTTCGGTGTAACATTTACTGGAAATGACTCACTAAAGCCTCTTTTTTTAGAAGACTGGAATGGACCTCCCCCATTTAGAAAGGACTTTAACTGGAGGGAATATGTTAAAGAAAAAGGTGAACTTTATGATTGA